From Stenotrophomonas nitritireducens, the proteins below share one genomic window:
- the trbL gene encoding P-type conjugative transfer protein TrbL, translated as MNDVTIIDKFLDTFSRYIDSGFGLLQGEVAFLTATLIVIDMTIAGLYWAMSHATGQGEDVIAKLLRKVLYVGAFAYIINNFNWLAGIVFRSFAGLGLTATGSTLSMENFLKPGRLAKTGIDAGAPILEQIGDMAGFPEVFTNLDPIVVLFLAWLVVILCFFVLAVQLFITLIEFKLTTLASFVLIPFALWNKTSFLAEKVLGNVVSSGIKVLVLAVIVGIGSGLFAEFQVHPDEPSIDHALVVMLASLALLALGIFGPGIATGLVSGAPQLGAGAMAGAAVGAAGTAVAIGAAATGVGGAAMAGARMAPAAAKLAGAGARTATSAAGNARSAFQAGSAAAGGGAKGAAAGLGNAAKTGAQAAGRRAASGASAAGQKVADSLRAGWNGTGAGAAGAGQATAGEAAEGAASAPKQEQPAWAKRMHRRQQITHAATTAAHTLRGGDGGGSGQGPSLRDSDT; from the coding sequence ATGAACGACGTGACCATCATCGACAAATTCCTCGATACGTTCTCGCGCTACATCGACTCCGGTTTCGGGCTGCTGCAAGGCGAAGTGGCATTCCTGACGGCCACGCTGATCGTCATCGACATGACCATCGCGGGCCTGTACTGGGCCATGAGCCATGCGACTGGCCAGGGCGAGGACGTGATCGCCAAGCTCCTGCGCAAGGTGCTTTACGTGGGCGCCTTCGCCTACATCATCAACAACTTCAACTGGCTGGCCGGCATCGTGTTCCGGTCGTTCGCCGGCCTGGGCCTGACGGCCACCGGCTCGACGTTGAGCATGGAGAACTTCCTGAAACCGGGCCGGCTGGCGAAGACCGGCATCGACGCAGGCGCGCCGATCTTGGAGCAGATCGGCGACATGGCCGGCTTCCCCGAGGTATTCACCAACCTTGATCCCATCGTGGTGCTGTTCCTCGCCTGGCTGGTGGTGATCCTCTGCTTCTTCGTGCTGGCGGTACAGCTTTTCATCACGCTGATCGAGTTCAAGCTGACCACGCTGGCCAGCTTCGTCCTGATCCCATTCGCACTCTGGAACAAGACGAGCTTCCTTGCGGAAAAGGTGCTCGGCAACGTGGTGTCGTCTGGCATCAAGGTCTTGGTGCTGGCGGTCATCGTCGGCATCGGCTCGGGCCTGTTCGCGGAGTTCCAGGTTCACCCTGACGAGCCTTCCATCGACCACGCGCTGGTCGTGATGCTGGCCTCGCTCGCCTTGCTGGCGCTGGGCATCTTCGGCCCTGGCATCGCCACGGGCCTCGTGTCCGGTGCGCCGCAGCTTGGCGCGGGCGCGATGGCGGGCGCAGCAGTCGGCGCTGCCGGTACGGCCGTTGCCATCGGTGCCGCCGCCACCGGCGTCGGCGGTGCCGCCATGGCCGGGGCACGCATGGCCCCGGCCGCCGCCAAGCTGGCCGGCGCAGGTGCGCGTACCGCCACGTCGGCGGCCGGTAACGCCCGGTCGGCGTTCCAGGCCGGTTCCGCCGCTGCGGGCGGCGGAGCCAAGGGTGCGGCGGCTGGCCTTGGCAATGCCGCCAAGACGGGCGCGCAGGCGGCGGGCCGCCGTGCCGCGTCCGGCGCTTCCGCTGCCGGGCAGAAGGTGGCCGATTCATTGCGCGCCGGATGGAACGGCACAGGCGCTGGCGCTGCCGGCGCAGGCCAGGCCACCGCCGGCGAAGCGGCAGAAGGTGCCGCCAGCGCGCCCAAGCAGGAGCAACCCGCCTGGGCCAAGCGGATGCACCGCCGCCAGCAGATCACCCATGCCGCCACCACCGCCGCCCACACGCTGCGCGGTGGCGACGGCGGCGGCTCGGGGCAAGGCCCGAGCCTGCGCGATTCCGATACCTGA
- the trbJ gene encoding P-type conjugative transfer protein TrbJ produces the protein MKTRVLSVTLAAALAGSLILAQPAAALTFVDPVNLVQNTLTAIRTLEQINNQINQLQNEAQMLMNQARNLANLDFNIVNRLRATLATTERLIAEAQGLAYDVTNMDREFARLYPEQYAATVSGDQMFRDAQERWKNTLNGLHTAMRMQAQVSQNLTQDESALADLVSQSQSATGALQAVQATNQLLALQAKQSIQAQQLQITQDRAASLELARQAAATERAREVRRRFLGTGTPYTPQSVNFYNN, from the coding sequence ATGAAGACCCGTGTGCTTTCCGTAACGCTGGCCGCCGCGTTGGCCGGCTCGCTGATACTCGCCCAGCCGGCGGCTGCACTCACCTTCGTTGATCCCGTCAACTTGGTGCAGAACACGCTGACCGCCATCCGCACGCTGGAGCAGATCAACAACCAGATCAACCAGCTCCAGAACGAAGCCCAGATGCTGATGAACCAGGCGCGCAATCTGGCGAATCTGGACTTCAACATCGTCAACCGGCTGCGCGCGACGCTCGCCACCACCGAGCGGCTGATCGCCGAAGCGCAGGGGCTGGCCTACGACGTGACGAACATGGATCGGGAGTTCGCACGTCTGTACCCCGAGCAATACGCCGCAACCGTCAGTGGCGATCAGATGTTCCGCGATGCGCAGGAGCGTTGGAAAAACACGCTTAACGGCCTGCACACCGCGATGCGGATGCAAGCCCAGGTGTCGCAGAACCTGACCCAAGACGAAAGCGCGCTGGCCGATCTGGTCAGCCAGAGCCAGTCCGCCACCGGCGCGCTGCAAGCGGTGCAGGCGACGAACCAGCTTCTCGCCTTGCAGGCCAAGCAGTCCATCCAGGCGCAGCAGCTCCAGATCACGCAAGACCGTGCGGCCTCGCTGGAACTGGCGCGGCAGGCGGCGGCCACCGAGCGCGCCCGCGAAGTGCGACGGCGCTTCCTGGGCACCGGCACGCCGTACACGCCACAGTCCGTCAACTTCTACAACAACTGA
- the trbE gene encoding conjugal transfer protein TrbE, whose protein sequence is MLNLAEYRQRPALLADWLPWAGLIAPGVVLNKDGSFQRTARFRGPDLDSATQGELIATTARLNNALRRLGSGWALFIEAERRPAADYPHSEFPEPLSWLVDEERRAAFEESGNHFESAYHLTLAYLPPEESRARAAKLLYEHAPGDGVDWRGRLDAFVAETDRVFDLLDGVVPEIAWLDDAQTLTYLHATVSTRRYRVGVPEVPFHLDALLADSALVGGLAPMLGDQHLRVVSVRGFPTSTWPGLLDDLNRLGFAYRWSTRFLCLDKAEAEKELGRLRRQWFAKRKNVIALLRETIFQQESPLVDTDASNKAADADAALQELGSDQVAFGYLTATVTVLDADPAVADEKLRMVERVIQSRGFVTIPETLNAVDAWLSSIPGNAYANVRQPIVSTLNLAHMMPVSAVWAGPERNKHLDGPPLIVTRTDGATPFRLVTHIGDVGHTMIVGPTGMGKSVLVAMMAMQFRRYRGSRVFVFDVGRSIRAATLGLGGEHYDLSADGEIAFQPLARIDREGYRTWAAEWIEGRLLHEGVTVGPDEKAAIWSALGSLAGAPVEQRTLTGLSVLLQSNVLRQALAPYVLGGPHGKLLDADHDRLGNADVQCFEMEELMHSKAAVLAVLNYLFARLEERFDGSPTMLFLGEAWVFLDDPIFAARLRQWLKTLRKKQVSVVFDTQSLADVKESSIAPAVIESCASRIFLPNPQATEPQIRTIYEGFGLNSRQIEIVATAQPKRDYYYQSRLGNRLFDLDLGPAALAFAGASTPQDQRDIERVLTQAGAPGFAGSWLRHRGLDWAADLLPSSPAAASFLSQPRQENLP, encoded by the coding sequence ATGCTGAACCTTGCCGAATACCGCCAGCGGCCCGCCCTGCTGGCCGACTGGCTGCCCTGGGCCGGGCTGATCGCGCCAGGCGTGGTGCTGAACAAGGATGGTTCGTTTCAGCGCACGGCGCGCTTTCGTGGGCCGGATCTGGACAGTGCCACGCAGGGCGAGCTGATCGCCACCACGGCGCGGCTGAACAACGCGCTGCGCCGGCTGGGTTCGGGCTGGGCGCTGTTCATCGAGGCCGAGCGCCGGCCGGCCGCAGACTATCCGCACTCGGAGTTTCCCGAACCACTGTCCTGGCTGGTGGACGAGGAACGCCGCGCCGCCTTCGAGGAATCGGGCAACCACTTCGAGAGCGCCTATCACCTGACGCTGGCCTACCTGCCGCCGGAGGAATCCCGCGCTCGTGCGGCCAAGCTGCTCTACGAGCACGCGCCGGGCGACGGTGTGGACTGGCGCGGTCGGCTGGATGCCTTCGTCGCGGAAACGGATCGGGTGTTCGACCTGCTCGATGGCGTGGTGCCGGAAATCGCCTGGCTCGATGACGCGCAGACGCTGACCTACCTGCACGCCACGGTTTCGACGCGGCGCTACCGTGTGGGCGTGCCCGAGGTGCCTTTCCACCTCGACGCGCTGTTGGCCGATTCCGCCCTGGTTGGTGGCCTGGCGCCCATGCTGGGCGACCAGCATCTGCGCGTGGTGTCGGTGCGGGGCTTCCCGACTTCGACCTGGCCGGGCCTGCTGGATGACCTCAACCGCCTGGGCTTTGCCTATCGCTGGTCAACCCGGTTCCTTTGCCTCGACAAAGCCGAGGCGGAAAAGGAGCTGGGCCGCCTGCGCCGCCAATGGTTTGCAAAACGGAAGAACGTCATCGCGCTGCTGCGCGAAACGATCTTCCAGCAGGAATCGCCGCTGGTGGACACGGATGCCAGCAACAAGGCGGCCGACGCGGACGCAGCCTTGCAGGAGCTTGGCAGCGATCAAGTGGCCTTCGGCTACCTCACCGCCACGGTGACGGTGCTCGATGCCGACCCGGCCGTGGCCGACGAAAAGCTGCGCATGGTGGAGCGTGTGATTCAGAGCCGCGGCTTCGTCACCATCCCCGAAACGCTCAATGCCGTGGATGCGTGGCTGTCGTCCATCCCTGGCAATGCCTATGCCAACGTGCGTCAGCCCATCGTCTCGACGCTGAACCTGGCGCACATGATGCCGGTGTCGGCGGTGTGGGCCGGCCCCGAGCGCAACAAGCATCTGGACGGCCCGCCGCTGATCGTCACGCGCACCGATGGCGCGACGCCGTTCCGGCTGGTGACGCACATCGGCGACGTGGGGCACACGATGATCGTCGGCCCGACCGGCATGGGCAAGTCGGTCTTGGTCGCCATGATGGCCATGCAGTTCCGCCGCTATCGCGGCTCGCGTGTCTTTGTCTTTGACGTGGGGCGATCCATACGCGCCGCTACCTTGGGCCTGGGTGGCGAGCACTACGACCTCAGTGCGGATGGCGAGATTGCCTTTCAGCCTCTCGCCCGCATCGACCGCGAGGGCTACCGCACCTGGGCTGCCGAATGGATCGAAGGGCGCTTGCTGCACGAAGGCGTGACCGTCGGCCCCGACGAGAAGGCCGCCATCTGGTCGGCGCTCGGCAGCCTGGCCGGTGCGCCCGTGGAGCAGCGCACGCTGACCGGCCTGTCCGTCTTGCTGCAATCGAACGTGCTGCGCCAGGCGCTCGCTCCCTATGTCCTCGGCGGCCCGCACGGCAAGTTGCTGGATGCAGACCACGACCGTCTGGGTAACGCGGATGTGCAGTGCTTCGAGATGGAAGAACTCATGCACAGCAAGGCCGCCGTGCTGGCCGTTCTGAACTACCTCTTTGCCCGCTTGGAAGAACGATTCGATGGCTCGCCAACGATGCTTTTTCTTGGGGAGGCATGGGTCTTTCTGGACGATCCCATATTCGCGGCCAGGCTTCGGCAGTGGCTCAAGACTTTGCGAAAAAAGCAGGTTTCCGTCGTTTTCGATACGCAGTCGCTCGCAGACGTCAAAGAGTCATCCATCGCACCGGCGGTCATCGAAAGCTGCGCGAGCAGGATTTTCTTACCCAACCCGCAGGCCACCGAGCCGCAGATTCGCACGATCTACGAGGGCTTCGGCCTCAACAGTCGGCAAATCGAGATCGTCGCCACTGCGCAGCCCAAGCGCGACTACTACTACCAATCACGCCTCGGCAATCGCCTGTTCGACCTCGACCTGGGGCCGGCCGCGCTCGCGTTCGCGGGCGCATCCACACCGCAAGACCAACGCGACATAGAGCGCGTGCTGACGCAGGCCGGCGCTCCCGGCTTTGCCGGTTCGTGGCTGCGCCATCGCGGCCTCGATTGGGCCGCCGACCTGCTGCCGTCCTCGCCGGCGGCGGCGTCTTTCCTTTCCCAACCACGACAGGAGAACCTGCCATGA
- a CDS encoding VirB3 family type IV secretion system protein translates to MSGADSFAAGFEVPLHRSLTEPLLMGGAPRTVAIANGTLAAAVGLGLQLWIPGVVLWFVGHSLAVWGARVDPQFMQVFARHIKHKPLLDV, encoded by the coding sequence ATGAGCGGCGCGGACAGCTTCGCGGCCGGCTTTGAAGTGCCGCTGCATCGTTCGCTGACCGAACCGCTCTTGATGGGCGGCGCACCGCGCACCGTGGCCATTGCTAACGGCACGCTGGCTGCTGCCGTCGGGCTGGGCCTGCAACTCTGGATTCCCGGTGTGGTGCTCTGGTTCGTCGGCCATTCGCTGGCGGTCTGGGGCGCGCGCGTCGATCCGCAGTTCATGCAGGTCTTCGCCCGGCACATCAAGCACAAGCCGCTGCTGGACGTGTAG
- a CDS encoding TrbC/VirB2 family protein produces the protein MTQMHVPAFRFSVNPIPRVSSLARLRSLARPAGQGLLLAALLLFLAGTAQAAGSSMPWEGPLESILESIQGPVARIVAVIIIIATGLALAFGDTSGGFRKLIQIVFGLSIAFAASSFFLSFFSFSGGAVV, from the coding sequence ATGACGCAGATGCACGTTCCTGCTTTCCGCTTTTCCGTAAATCCGATTCCCCGCGTATCCAGCCTCGCGCGGCTGCGCAGCCTGGCCCGCCCGGCGGGGCAAGGGCTGCTGCTGGCCGCGCTGCTGCTGTTCCTGGCCGGAACGGCGCAGGCCGCCGGCTCCTCGATGCCGTGGGAAGGCCCGCTGGAATCCATTCTGGAGTCGATCCAGGGGCCGGTGGCGCGCATCGTCGCGGTCATCATCATCATCGCTACGGGCCTCGCGCTGGCCTTCGGCGACACGTCGGGGGGATTTCGCAAGCTGATCCAGATCGTGTTCGGCCTGTCCATCGCGTTCGCGGCTTCGAGCTTCTTCCTGTCGTTCTTCAGCTTCTCCGGCGGGGCCGTCGTATGA
- the trbB gene encoding P-type conjugative transfer ATPase TrbB, with protein MSAVPQTPPERSSTAASLDRRIQMLRTAMGPVIAAALADPDVVEIMLNPDRTLWVDRLSSGRAPLGVELSEDDGERIIRLVAAHVGAEVHRGRPLLTAELPETGERFEGILPPAAPGPAFALRKRAVSIIGLDRYVADGILTTGQAEFLRRAVRERQNILIAGATSSGKTTLANALLAEIAATGDRVLVLEDTIELQCAARDHVPLRTRAGVVSMTELVRATMRLRPDRVIVGEVRGGEALDLVKVWGTGHPGGIATIHAGSALGALLRLEQLILEVAVNPPRALIAEAVNVVIHIAGRGRKRRVGSIARVVGFDGVGYRLADALETPFPELPLVPLAADAAAPSLSPDQPGELP; from the coding sequence ATGAGCGCCGTTCCGCAAACCCCGCCCGAACGATCTTCCACCGCAGCTTCGCTGGATCGCCGCATCCAGATGCTGCGCACGGCTATGGGGCCGGTCATCGCCGCTGCGCTGGCCGACCCGGACGTGGTGGAAATTATGCTCAACCCCGACCGCACCTTATGGGTGGATCGGTTGTCGTCGGGCCGCGCGCCGTTGGGCGTGGAACTGTCCGAAGACGATGGCGAGCGCATCATCCGCCTGGTGGCCGCGCACGTCGGCGCGGAGGTGCATCGCGGCCGACCGCTGCTGACCGCCGAGCTGCCCGAAACCGGCGAGCGGTTCGAGGGCATCCTGCCCCCGGCCGCACCCGGCCCGGCCTTCGCGCTGCGCAAGCGCGCCGTGAGCATCATCGGCCTGGATCGCTACGTCGCCGATGGCATCCTGACCACCGGGCAGGCCGAGTTCCTGCGCCGCGCGGTGCGCGAGCGCCAGAACATCTTGATCGCCGGGGCAACGAGCAGCGGCAAAACCACACTCGCCAATGCCTTGCTTGCGGAAATTGCCGCCACCGGCGACCGCGTGCTGGTGCTCGAAGACACCATCGAACTGCAATGCGCCGCCCGCGACCATGTGCCGCTGCGCACCCGCGCGGGCGTCGTTTCCATGACCGAGCTGGTGCGCGCCACGATGCGTCTGCGCCCCGACCGCGTGATCGTCGGCGAGGTGCGCGGCGGCGAAGCCCTTGACTTGGTGAAGGTGTGGGGCACTGGCCACCCCGGCGGCATCGCCACCATCCATGCCGGTTCCGCGCTGGGCGCATTGCTGCGCCTGGAACAGTTGATTCTTGAAGTGGCGGTGAACCCGCCGCGTGCGCTGATCGCCGAGGCGGTCAACGTCGTCATCCACATCGCCGGACGTGGCCGCAAGCGCCGCGTCGGAAGCATTGCCCGTGTCGTTGGCTTCGACGGTGTGGGCTATCGCCTAGCGGACGCGCTGGAAACGCCGTTTCCCGAGCTGCCGCTGGTTCCCCTTGCAGCCGATGCCGCTGCGCCTTCCTTGTCCCCTGACCAACCTGGAGAACTGCCATGA
- a CDS encoding ribbon-helix-helix protein, CopG family, with product MSQYRLNLFIQPEHAKRLEELAAKKGVSKSSIVAAALASWLSPDTGDQREAAIAKRLDRLSRQTERLERDQNIQIETLALFIRYFLTVSTPVPEAHQDAARAQGKARFEQFVEQLGRHLLRGRSLVRDVVEELHPQDHEFGARMDDAAALAEAQERAS from the coding sequence ATGAGCCAATACCGCCTCAACCTGTTCATCCAGCCCGAGCACGCCAAGCGTCTCGAAGAACTGGCCGCCAAGAAAGGCGTGTCCAAGTCGTCCATTGTCGCGGCGGCGCTGGCGTCTTGGCTGTCGCCCGACACAGGCGACCAGCGCGAGGCCGCGATCGCCAAGCGGCTGGATCGTCTGTCGCGGCAGACCGAACGCCTGGAGCGCGACCAGAACATCCAGATCGAAACGCTGGCGTTGTTCATCCGCTACTTCCTGACCGTCAGCACGCCGGTTCCCGAAGCCCATCAGGACGCGGCCCGCGCCCAGGGCAAGGCGCGCTTCGAGCAGTTCGTCGAACAACTGGGCCGTCACTTGCTGCGAGGCCGAAGCCTGGTGCGTGACGTGGTGGAAGAACTGCACCCCCAGGATCACGAATTCGGGGCGCGAATGGATGACGCGGCAGCACTGGCCGAAGCGCAGGAGCGTGCCTCATGA
- a CDS encoding conjugal transfer protein TraG, translating into MQAQGVLFGQIAAVFGIVIAGIWSATQWTAAALGYQVRLGSPWFDFFGTPVYHPWRLFEWWFFFDAYAPHVFDIGGAIAGGSGLLAVVVAIAMSVWRSRQSRMVTTYGSARWAEADDIRKAGLTQPAGVFLGKYRNEYLRHEGPEHVLTFAPTRSGKGVGLVVPTLLSWPASAVIHDIKGENWQITAGWRSRFSHCLLFNPTDAKSAAYNPLLEVRRGAHEVRDVQNIADILVDPEGALEKRNHWEKTSHALLVGAILHVLYAGEDKTLRGVANFLSDPASPFELTLHRMMTTKHLGDAPHPVVASAAREVLNKSDNERSGVLSTAMSFLGLYRDPTVAKVTSRCDWRIADLIASEQPVSLYLVVPPSDISRTKPLIRLILNQIGRRLTESLDGSDGIERRHKLLLMLDEFPALGRLDFFETALAFMAGYGIRSFLIAQSLNQIDKAYGQNHSILDNCHVRVTFSTNDERTAKRVSETLGTATELRAQRNYAGHRLAPWLGHLMVSRQETARPLLTPGEVMQLPTDEAVVMVSSVAPIKAKKLRYYADANFKSRVLPPPALAAGQYADAPPSRLDDWSGLAIPAVPAAPAAGLSSDGAGTADDGGPRRQPELSEVAEYSPEPQPAGNDLALLDDGDDLPLPYAASFPGQLDPAMQRTARLASLDPNDGIDL; encoded by the coding sequence ATGCAAGCTCAGGGCGTGCTGTTTGGGCAGATCGCCGCCGTCTTCGGCATCGTGATCGCCGGCATATGGAGTGCGACGCAATGGACAGCCGCCGCCCTGGGCTATCAAGTACGCCTTGGCTCGCCGTGGTTCGATTTCTTTGGTACCCCGGTCTATCACCCCTGGCGGCTGTTCGAGTGGTGGTTCTTCTTCGATGCCTATGCGCCGCATGTCTTCGACATCGGCGGGGCCATCGCGGGCGGCAGCGGACTGCTGGCCGTGGTGGTGGCCATCGCCATGTCGGTGTGGCGCTCGCGGCAATCGCGCATGGTCACGACCTACGGTTCGGCGCGCTGGGCCGAAGCGGATGACATTCGCAAGGCCGGGCTGACGCAGCCGGCCGGCGTCTTCCTCGGCAAGTATCGCAACGAGTATCTGCGCCATGAAGGCCCGGAACACGTCCTGACTTTCGCGCCCACTCGCTCGGGCAAGGGTGTCGGCTTGGTCGTCCCGACATTGTTGTCCTGGCCGGCTTCGGCCGTCATCCATGACATCAAGGGCGAGAACTGGCAGATCACCGCAGGTTGGCGCAGCCGGTTCAGCCACTGCCTGCTGTTCAACCCGACCGATGCGAAGTCAGCAGCCTACAACCCGCTGCTCGAAGTCCGGCGTGGCGCGCATGAGGTGCGCGATGTGCAGAACATCGCGGACATTCTCGTTGACCCCGAGGGCGCGCTGGAGAAGCGCAACCATTGGGAGAAGACTTCGCACGCGCTGCTGGTCGGGGCCATCCTGCATGTGCTGTACGCGGGCGAGGACAAGACACTGCGCGGCGTCGCCAACTTCCTGTCCGACCCAGCCAGCCCGTTCGAGCTGACCTTGCACCGGATGATGACGACGAAGCACCTGGGCGATGCACCGCACCCGGTTGTCGCGTCCGCCGCCCGCGAAGTGCTCAACAAATCGGACAACGAACGGTCGGGCGTGCTGTCCACCGCCATGTCGTTCCTCGGTCTGTACCGCGATCCCACGGTGGCCAAAGTCACCTCGCGCTGCGACTGGCGCATCGCCGACCTGATCGCATCCGAGCAGCCGGTGTCCCTCTATTTGGTGGTGCCTCCCTCGGACATTTCCCGCACCAAACCGCTCATCCGCTTGATCCTCAACCAGATCGGCCGGCGGCTCACCGAATCGCTCGATGGCAGCGACGGCATCGAGCGTCGCCACAAGCTGCTGCTGATGCTCGACGAGTTCCCGGCGCTGGGGCGACTCGACTTCTTTGAGACGGCCTTGGCCTTTATGGCGGGCTACGGCATCCGCAGCTTCCTGATCGCGCAGTCGCTCAACCAGATCGACAAAGCCTACGGCCAGAACCACTCCATCCTCGACAACTGCCACGTCCGTGTAACGTTTTCGACCAACGACGAACGCACGGCCAAACGGGTTTCGGAAACGCTGGGCACCGCCACCGAACTGCGCGCCCAGCGCAACTATGCCGGGCACAGATTGGCCCCGTGGCTGGGGCACCTCATGGTGTCGCGGCAGGAGACGGCCCGCCCGCTGCTGACGCCCGGTGAAGTGATGCAGCTTCCGACCGACGAAGCCGTGGTGATGGTGTCCAGCGTGGCACCGATCAAGGCCAAGAAGCTGCGCTACTACGCCGACGCCAACTTCAAGAGCCGCGTTTTGCCGCCGCCCGCGCTCGCGGCCGGGCAGTACGCCGATGCGCCGCCGTCGCGGCTCGACGACTGGAGCGGGCTGGCGATCCCCGCCGTACCAGCGGCCCCGGCTGCGGGCCTGTCCAGCGATGGCGCAGGCACCGCCGATGACGGCGGCCCGCGCCGCCAGCCAGAGCTATCCGAAGTCGCCGAATACAGCCCCGAGCCGCAGCCCGCAGGCAACGACCTGGCGCTGCTCGATGACGGCGACGACCTGCCACTGCCTTACGCGGCCTCTTTCCCCGGCCAGCTCGACCCGGCCATGCAGCGCACGGCCCGGCTGGCTTCCCTCGACCCCAACGACGGAATCGACCTATGA
- a CDS encoding EexN family lipoprotein: protein MKTAFAFALVVVLTGCGPEDRTEKKDVPSVEELASDPVRLKELRQQCRTGRATLGDMLCNRVAEATRKRFYGDGDTPYTPPKEPPKF, encoded by the coding sequence ATGAAGACGGCCTTTGCGTTCGCGCTGGTTGTGGTGCTGACAGGATGCGGCCCGGAGGATAGGACAGAGAAGAAAGACGTGCCGAGTGTTGAAGAACTGGCATCCGATCCCGTACGCCTGAAAGAGCTGCGCCAGCAGTGCAGGACTGGTCGTGCCACGCTGGGCGACATGTTGTGCAACCGGGTGGCCGAAGCCACCCGTAAGCGGTTTTATGGTGACGGCGATACGCCATACACACCGCCGAAGGAGCCGCCCAAGTTCTGA
- a CDS encoding quinone oxidoreductase family protein, producing MKAAVYDAAGAPGVLRYADIPTPTVGPNDVLISVEAISIEGGDLINRRSTPPPQSSWVVGYAAAGTVVATGSNVTSRRVGDRVTAFDMQGSHAALWAVPAGRTWRIPDGVDATDAAVLPISFGTAHHCLFARGGLARGETVLIQAAAGGVGLAAVQLAAQAGATVIAVASGTQRSSRLIELGASHVVDRTAHDVVDAVRQITHGAGTNLVVDPVGTTLQDSLAALAPEGHLVFVGNAGGGNLAVDLWPAMQANQTLSGVFMGPLFERLAVRSTVDELLQAVADGRIRTVIDRTFPLAEAAAAHAYAETAKPLGRIVMRP from the coding sequence ATGAAAGCAGCAGTTTATGACGCGGCGGGAGCTCCCGGCGTCTTGAGGTATGCCGATATTCCCACCCCAACCGTCGGGCCTAACGACGTACTGATTTCCGTTGAGGCGATCTCAATTGAAGGTGGCGACCTGATCAACCGCCGCTCGACTCCGCCACCTCAGTCTTCCTGGGTTGTCGGATACGCGGCGGCGGGCACAGTGGTGGCGACCGGATCGAATGTCACAAGCCGCAGAGTAGGGGATCGGGTCACGGCATTTGACATGCAGGGCTCGCATGCTGCGCTCTGGGCTGTGCCAGCGGGGCGTACATGGCGCATACCCGATGGAGTGGATGCAACGGATGCGGCGGTATTGCCGATCTCGTTCGGGACGGCGCATCACTGCCTTTTCGCGCGCGGCGGACTCGCACGCGGAGAAACTGTCCTCATCCAGGCGGCAGCCGGCGGCGTGGGCCTTGCCGCCGTCCAACTTGCCGCGCAAGCCGGTGCCACGGTCATCGCCGTGGCCAGTGGAACGCAGCGAAGCAGCCGGCTGATTGAACTCGGCGCCAGCCATGTCGTGGATCGTACTGCCCATGACGTCGTAGACGCCGTCCGGCAGATCACCCATGGCGCTGGCACCAACCTCGTCGTCGATCCGGTGGGAACAACGCTGCAGGATTCTCTTGCTGCGCTGGCTCCCGAGGGACATCTTGTTTTCGTCGGCAATGCTGGTGGTGGCAACTTGGCTGTCGATCTGTGGCCAGCCATGCAGGCCAACCAGACGCTCTCGGGCGTGTTCATGGGGCCGCTTTTTGAGAGACTTGCTGTCCGTTCAACCGTGGACGAGCTTTTGCAGGCTGTTGCCGACGGACGTATACGCACCGTCATTGACCGAACATTCCCCTTGGCGGAGGCCGCTGCGGCCCATGCCTATGCGGAAACGGCCAAGCCGCTGGGCCGCATTGTCATGAGACCGTGA